The stretch of DNA GACGAAGAAGATGAGTAATACGTGACAGATAAACTCATTGGCGCAGTGCATCAGGCGTATCGACATCGCGCAGCACACCAGCATCCTCGACTGCCAGCCTGACGCAACTGTCCGGATGGGCTCTCACCACCGAACGCGCCCCTTCATCACCCGTCAGCCGCGCTAGCGCTGGCCAAAAATCACGTCCGAATACTACCGGATGGCCTTGCTGCCCAGCATGACAAGGCAGAACTATCGTCGACCCACTGGCCTCGCGTGCAAGCAAACCCAGGGTCCCGAGTTCCACCCAAGGCATGTCACCCAACAGAATCGCCACCGCCCGCGCCTCGCTGTCGACCAGCGAAGCAGCGCCAGCCGCCAGGCTATGGCCCATGCCAAGCGTGAAATCGGCGCTGGAGATGACCCGGCACGCCGATGGCAACCCGAGTGCCTCTCCCCGCTCCCCGTCACGCAACACCACCCGCACATCATCAAACACTGTGCAGGCACGTTCGACGCTGTGCACCAGCACACTTCGCCCATCAGCCATCAGCGCCCGGCGCTTGTCGCCACCGAAGCGCACGCTGCTGCCGGCCGCCAACACCAGCGCCACCACACTCACAGCGCTGCCCGCCCGATGCCGTTGCGCAGGCGCAGGATATCGGCAAGCACTGCCAGGGCGATCTCGGCCGGGGTCTTGCTGCCCAGGTTGAGGCCGATCGGCGCGTGGATGCGCGCCAGCTCGTCGTAGCCCAGGCCGCCAATGCGGTGCAAGCGTTCACGACGCTTGTCGGAAGTGGCCTTCGAGCCCATCACGCCAATGTAGAACGCTTCGGTACGCACCGCTTCAAGCATGGCCAGGTCATCGATTTTCGGATCATGGGTCAATGCAACCACTGCCGTGTCGGCATGGCAACCACCATTGGCGATGAACTCCGACGGCAGCTCACGGCGCACCTCGATCCCCTCCAGCATCACGCCTTCGAGCACCTCGTCACGCGGATCGCAGAGGATGACTTCAAAGCCCATCCCTTTGCCGAACTCGGCACAGAAATGCGCGACGCTGGAGTACCCGGCCAGCAGCAAGCGCTGGGCGGCACCGACGCGCAAACGCACGCGGCCGCT from Pseudomonas putida encodes:
- a CDS encoding nucleotidyltransferase family protein, yielding MSVVALVLAAGSSVRFGGDKRRALMADGRSVLVHSVERACTVFDDVRVVLRDGERGEALGLPSACRVISSADFTLGMGHSLAAGAASLVDSEARAVAILLGDMPWVELGTLGLLAREASGSTIVLPCHAGQQGHPVVFGRDFWPALARLTGDEGARSVVRAHPDSCVRLAVEDAGVLRDVDTPDALRQ
- a CDS encoding XdhC family protein, which produces MQHLDLQVISQALQWSCNGQRVWLCTVLATYGSAPRAPGSLLAVNASGQWLGSLSGGCVEDDFLERVARGEFPEPIAIVRYGDGSDTRSSIRLPCGGVLEVLVENLPADCEVQAHLRELEGALRGQRRLLREVSLPQGERQLSDDHSQGPRVERESGRVRLRVGAAQRLLLAGYSSVAHFCAEFGKGMGFEVILCDPRDEVLEGVMLEGIEVRRELPSEFIANGGCHADTAVVALTHDPKIDDLAMLEAVRTEAFYIGVMGSKATSDKRRERLHRIGGLGYDELARIHAPIGLNLGSKTPAEIALAVLADILRLRNGIGRAAL